One genomic segment of Mycolicibacterium psychrotolerans includes these proteins:
- a CDS encoding CinA family protein, protein MDDPLVTDDARALVADLTVRRQSVATAESLTAGLVAATLAGVPGASAVLRGGLVTYTVDTKIDLAGVAPELLADVGPVAEPTARALAVGARQRCGATWGVGLTGVAGPEPHGGHPVGTVYVGLAGPVDTEVVTLRLDGTRWQIRLAATHAALSRLRTLVSHQ, encoded by the coding sequence GTGGACGACCCGCTGGTCACTGACGACGCCCGCGCGCTCGTGGCGGACCTGACGGTGCGCAGGCAGTCCGTCGCGACCGCCGAGTCGCTGACGGCGGGCCTGGTGGCGGCGACGCTGGCCGGGGTGCCGGGTGCCAGTGCGGTGCTGCGGGGCGGCCTGGTCACCTACACCGTGGACACCAAGATCGACCTGGCCGGAGTGGCCCCCGAACTGCTGGCCGACGTCGGTCCGGTGGCCGAACCCACGGCACGGGCGTTGGCCGTCGGCGCCAGGCAGCGCTGCGGGGCCACCTGGGGAGTCGGACTCACCGGAGTCGCGGGTCCCGAGCCGCACGGCGGCCATCCGGTGGGCACCGTGTACGTCGGCCTGGCCGGGCCCGTCGACACCGAGGTGGTGACGCTGCGCCTCGACGGCACCCGCTGGCAGATCCGGCTGGCCGCAACCCACGCCGCGCTGAGCCGGCTGCGCACCCTTGTCTCGCATCAGTGA
- the pgsA gene encoding CDP-diacylglycerol--glycerol-3-phosphate 3-phosphatidyltransferase yields the protein MPGQPHTDPVVPRARVANLANALTGVRLMLVPVFLVLLFVGDGHETSWRTGAFIVFAVAVITDRLDGALARSYGMVTEFGTLADPLADKALIGAALVGLSMLGDLPWWVTVVILVRELGVTLLRLVVLRHGVIPASRGGKLKTLVQAVAIGLFVLPLTGAWLTGAWVIMLAAVVLTVLTGVDYFVSAVRDSRGRPAGH from the coding sequence GTGCCGGGCCAACCACATACCGATCCGGTGGTTCCGCGCGCCCGGGTGGCGAATCTGGCCAATGCGCTCACCGGTGTCCGCCTGATGCTGGTGCCGGTGTTCCTCGTTCTGCTGTTCGTCGGCGACGGGCACGAAACATCTTGGCGCACGGGAGCATTCATCGTCTTCGCGGTGGCGGTCATCACCGACCGGCTGGACGGCGCGCTGGCCCGTAGCTACGGCATGGTGACCGAATTCGGCACGCTGGCCGACCCGTTGGCCGACAAGGCGCTGATCGGCGCGGCCTTGGTGGGGCTGTCCATGCTCGGCGACCTGCCGTGGTGGGTGACGGTGGTCATCCTGGTCCGCGAACTCGGCGTGACCCTGCTGCGGTTGGTGGTGCTGCGCCACGGCGTGATCCCCGCCAGCCGCGGAGGCAAACTCAAGACACTGGTGCAGGCGGTCGCGATCGGCCTGTTCGTGCTGCCGCTGACGGGCGCGTGGCTGACCGGCGCGTGGGTGATCATGCTCGCCGCGGTGGTGCTGACGGTCCTCACCGGCGTCGACTACTTCGTCTCGGCGGTCAGGGATTCGCGTGGACGACCCGCTGGTCACTGA
- a CDS encoding amino-acid N-acetyltransferase → MRRARTSDVPAIKTLVDVYAGRILLEKNLVTLYESVQEFWVAELAGEVIGCGALHVLWSDLGEVRTVAVHPKVRGRGVGHAIVDQLLAVAKELRLERIFVLTFEVEFFGRHGFAEIEGTPVTAEVYEEMCRSYDTGVAEFLDLSYVKPNILGNTRMLLTL, encoded by the coding sequence GTGCGCCGGGCCAGGACCTCCGATGTGCCGGCCATCAAGACGCTCGTCGACGTCTACGCGGGCCGGATCCTGCTCGAGAAGAACCTGGTGACCCTCTACGAGTCGGTGCAGGAGTTCTGGGTCGCCGAGCTCGCCGGCGAGGTCATCGGGTGCGGCGCGCTGCACGTGCTGTGGTCGGATCTCGGCGAGGTGCGCACCGTGGCGGTGCACCCCAAGGTGCGTGGACGCGGCGTGGGTCATGCCATCGTCGACCAGCTACTCGCCGTGGCCAAGGAGCTGCGGCTGGAGCGCATCTTCGTGCTGACCTTCGAGGTGGAGTTCTTCGGCAGGCACGGCTTCGCCGAGATCGAGGGCACCCCCGTGACGGCCGAGGTGTACGAGGAGATGTGCCGCTCCTACGACACCGGCGTGGCCGAGTTCCTCGACCTGAGCTACGTCAAACCGAACATTCTCGGCAACACCCGAATGTTGTTGACGCTGTAG
- a CDS encoding FtsK/SpoIIIE family DNA translocase, giving the protein MASKTAARSGARSTRSKTSSRGGSRPTRPAQARRKPARRGPSPVSAAGTAVGRGVRASWLMLAKGAGSTARSVGRARDLEPGHRRDGLALALLALAVVVAAGSWFDAARPVGQWIDTFVRILIGGAVVLLPIVLAAVGVTLMRSEPDPESRPRFILGAAMIALPALGLLHLWTGAPQDPAARQHGAGFVGFAIGGPLADGLTAWIAAPLLVLGVLFGLLLITGTTIRELPDTLRDMFSTRWRGEYDDEDDWVDDEDTDADSHTDDFSDGYYDDDLSAGDEDAAWPSATQPTVPLAKPSGTPMENYPIDDEVAPTPQAPAKTRKKPRKEPALSLDRVVDGPYALPSLDLLIAGDPPKRLTAANQHMTDAITSVLEQFKVDAAVTGCTRGPTVTRYEVELGPGVKVEKITALHRNIAYAVATESVRMLAPIPGKSAVGIEVPNTDREMVRLADVLTDPVVRSDHHPLVIGLGKDIEGEMISANLAKMPHLLVAGSTGSGKSSFVNSMLVSLLARATPEEVRMILIDPKMVELTPYEGIPHLITPIITEPKKAAAALAWLVEEMEQRYQDMQASRVRHIDVFNDKVRSGEITAPLGSNREYKPYPYILAIVDELADLMMTAPRDVEDAIVRITQKARAAGIHLVLATQRPSVDVVTGLIKTNVPSRLAFATSSLTDSRVILDQQGAEKLIGMGDGLFLPMGSNKPIRLQGAYITDEEIHAVVSATKDQAEPEFVEGVTAVKAGERKDVDPDIGDDMDVLLQAVELVVSSQFGSTSMLQRKLRVGFAKAGRLMDLMETRGIVGPSEGSKAREVLVKPDELAGTLALIRGGSDAVGGDADDDDPGF; this is encoded by the coding sequence ATGGCGAGTAAGACCGCGGCCCGATCTGGCGCCCGTTCGACCAGGTCGAAGACCAGCTCACGGGGTGGATCGCGGCCCACCCGCCCGGCGCAGGCCCGGCGCAAACCGGCGCGCCGCGGTCCCTCGCCGGTGTCCGCCGCGGGCACCGCGGTCGGCCGGGGCGTGCGCGCAAGCTGGCTGATGCTCGCCAAGGGGGCCGGCAGCACCGCGCGCTCGGTCGGCCGGGCCCGTGATCTGGAACCCGGGCACCGCCGCGACGGCCTCGCGCTGGCACTGCTGGCACTGGCCGTCGTGGTGGCCGCCGGTTCCTGGTTCGACGCGGCACGACCGGTGGGGCAGTGGATCGACACGTTCGTCCGGATCCTCATCGGCGGCGCCGTGGTGCTGCTGCCGATCGTGCTGGCCGCCGTCGGCGTCACGCTCATGCGATCCGAACCCGACCCCGAGTCCCGTCCGCGGTTCATCCTCGGCGCCGCCATGATCGCGCTGCCCGCGCTCGGGCTCCTGCATCTCTGGACCGGCGCCCCGCAGGATCCGGCCGCCCGTCAACACGGCGCCGGCTTCGTCGGGTTCGCCATCGGTGGGCCGCTCGCCGACGGGCTGACGGCATGGATCGCGGCGCCGCTGCTGGTCCTCGGCGTGTTGTTCGGGCTGCTGCTGATCACCGGCACCACGATCCGGGAGCTGCCCGACACGCTGCGGGACATGTTCTCCACGCGGTGGCGCGGCGAGTACGACGACGAGGACGACTGGGTCGACGACGAGGACACCGACGCCGACAGTCACACCGACGACTTCTCCGACGGCTACTACGACGACGACCTGTCCGCCGGGGACGAGGACGCCGCTTGGCCGTCGGCGACCCAGCCCACGGTGCCGCTCGCGAAGCCGTCGGGAACCCCGATGGAGAACTACCCGATCGACGACGAGGTGGCGCCGACGCCGCAGGCACCGGCGAAGACCCGCAAGAAGCCCCGCAAGGAGCCCGCGCTCAGCCTGGACCGCGTCGTCGACGGACCCTACGCGCTGCCGTCTCTGGATCTGCTCATCGCCGGTGACCCGCCGAAGCGGCTGACCGCAGCGAACCAGCACATGACCGATGCCATCACCTCGGTGCTCGAGCAGTTCAAGGTCGACGCCGCGGTCACCGGCTGCACCCGGGGGCCGACCGTGACCCGCTACGAGGTCGAACTGGGTCCGGGCGTCAAGGTCGAGAAGATCACCGCGCTGCACCGCAACATCGCCTACGCGGTGGCCACCGAGAGCGTGCGGATGCTCGCACCGATCCCCGGTAAGTCGGCGGTCGGCATCGAGGTGCCCAACACCGACCGCGAGATGGTCCGGCTGGCCGATGTGCTCACCGACCCGGTGGTGCGTTCGGATCACCACCCGCTGGTGATCGGCCTCGGCAAGGACATCGAAGGCGAGATGATCTCGGCCAACCTGGCCAAGATGCCGCACCTGCTCGTCGCCGGCTCCACCGGCTCGGGCAAGTCCAGCTTCGTCAACTCGATGCTGGTGTCGCTGCTCGCCCGCGCCACCCCAGAGGAGGTCAGGATGATCCTGATCGACCCGAAGATGGTGGAACTGACGCCGTACGAGGGCATCCCGCACCTGATCACCCCGATCATCACCGAACCCAAGAAGGCGGCGGCGGCGCTCGCCTGGCTGGTCGAGGAGATGGAGCAGCGGTACCAGGACATGCAGGCCTCCAGGGTGCGCCACATCGACGTGTTCAACGACAAGGTGCGCTCCGGGGAGATCACCGCGCCGCTGGGCAGCAACCGCGAATACAAGCCCTACCCCTACATCCTCGCGATCGTCGACGAGCTCGCCGACCTGATGATGACCGCGCCGCGCGACGTCGAGGACGCGATCGTGCGCATCACGCAGAAGGCCCGCGCCGCCGGTATCCACCTGGTGCTGGCCACCCAGCGGCCGTCGGTCGACGTCGTCACCGGCCTGATCAAGACCAACGTGCCGTCACGGCTGGCGTTCGCGACGTCATCGCTCACCGACAGCCGCGTCATCCTGGACCAGCAGGGCGCCGAGAAGCTGATCGGCATGGGCGACGGGCTCTTCCTGCCGATGGGGTCGAACAAGCCGATCAGGCTGCAGGGTGCGTACATCACCGACGAGGAGATCCATGCGGTCGTCTCGGCCACCAAGGACCAGGCCGAGCCGGAGTTCGTCGAGGGCGTCACCGCGGTCAAGGCCGGCGAGCGCAAGGACGTCGACCCCGACATCGGCGACGACATGGACGTGCTCCTGCAGGCGGTCGAGCTGGTGGTGTCCTCGCAGTTCGGTAGCACTTCGATGCTGCAGCGCAAGCTGCGGGTCGGGTTCGCCAAGGCGGGCCGGCTGATGGACCTGATGGAGACGCGCGGCATCGTCGGCCCCTCGGAGGGATCGAAGGCGCGCGAGGTGCTGGTCAAGCCCGACGAACTGGCAGGCACCCTGGCGCTGATCCGTGGCGGCAGCGACGCCGTCGGCGGCGACGCGGACGACGACGACCCCGGGTTCTGA